In Ferviditalea candida, the following are encoded in one genomic region:
- a CDS encoding LysR family transcriptional regulator translates to MEFRLLKYFIEVCEELHFTRAAEKLGISQPTLSHQIHLLEDIMNTKLFQRSGKKVYITQAGKILLEHSKRIFYEFEQAHAEIKELQGLSRGRLAVGCSGNHILTSSVMKFHEQYPGIEISIMDLSTEETIDKLFNNQLDIGVIFLTKEDERLEFIPLFKEEFLLVVSTEHELAGLDSIPFDGLRSIPLALIPDKFLIRQFIDQYCNEIGIKLSVKLELSSLESLRHMVNVNTVATILTKSYLSNLKDPTIKSISIVDPIPQKTVGLVYRKDAFIDSTMKMFVKHLVEHFETYDCQYI, encoded by the coding sequence GTGGAATTCAGGCTATTGAAGTATTTCATCGAGGTATGCGAGGAATTGCACTTCACCAGAGCTGCGGAAAAATTAGGAATCAGCCAACCGACGCTCAGCCATCAAATTCACCTGCTGGAAGATATAATGAACACGAAATTATTCCAAAGATCCGGAAAAAAGGTCTATATCACCCAAGCGGGCAAGATTTTGCTGGAGCACAGCAAACGCATCTTCTATGAATTTGAGCAGGCCCATGCGGAAATCAAAGAATTGCAAGGGCTTTCACGGGGAAGACTCGCTGTCGGGTGTTCCGGCAATCATATATTAACCTCATCCGTCATGAAATTTCATGAGCAGTACCCAGGCATCGAAATCTCGATTATGGACTTGAGCACGGAGGAGACCATTGACAAGCTGTTCAACAATCAACTGGATATCGGCGTGATTTTCCTGACCAAGGAAGATGAACGTTTGGAGTTCATCCCCCTGTTTAAAGAAGAATTTCTGCTTGTCGTCTCCACCGAACACGAGCTTGCGGGATTGGATTCCATTCCGTTTGACGGGCTGCGGTCCATTCCTCTCGCATTAATACCCGACAAATTTTTGATTCGCCAATTTATAGATCAGTACTGCAATGAAATCGGCATAAAGCTGTCGGTCAAGCTTGAGCTGTCGAGCCTCGAATCGCTCCGCCATATGGTCAACGTCAACACGGTGGCCACCATTTTGACCAAATCCTATTTATCGAATTTGAAAGATCCGACCATCAAGTCCATATCAATAGTCGATCCGATCCCCCAAAAGACGGTTGGATTGGTATATCGGAAGGATGCTTTCATCGATTCCACGATGAAAATGTTCGTCAAGCACTTGGTTGAACATTTTGAAACCTATGATTGCCAGTACATTTGA
- a CDS encoding sensor histidine kinase — MRVFFTNQIYLTIEDAQRAFISRGLNAPMQDPVERGQERQNIRTVEHMIILQNGRIFPRNDLPPQFIQTVQNQAFSQQADTQQYVSRIRDESLFYVISKVDVRGQQAYLFSYMWDTYQKQLVQELYKKMLSLLLIILFISWIPSFWLIRSVSKPIVQIGKRVKRIANRDWHEPVVTDRTDEIGQLVSSIEWMREKLVQQDEAQQTFLQHISHELKTPVMVIRSYAEAIGDGIFPKGDLPGSVKVIDEEAQRLEKRIHDLLYLTKLDYMDEHGSKREKFQWQTLIEQAVERLKWRRKELDWKLNLIYADMRGDPEQWSIALENVLDNQIRYAAKAIRISMEMRQTGSGTKLELRIWNDGPSIPEQDQDSLFQPFTKGKNGQFGLGLAIVKRIADLHQSQVSIRNENGGVSYYFLIPFNP, encoded by the coding sequence TTGAGAGTTTTTTTTACCAATCAAATCTATTTGACCATTGAAGACGCGCAGCGCGCCTTTATTTCCAGAGGGTTGAACGCGCCGATGCAGGATCCGGTCGAAAGAGGTCAGGAACGTCAAAATATCCGAACCGTGGAGCACATGATCATTTTGCAGAATGGGAGAATATTTCCGAGGAACGATTTGCCCCCGCAATTCATCCAGACGGTTCAGAACCAGGCGTTCAGCCAGCAAGCGGATACACAGCAATATGTCAGTCGTATCAGAGATGAAAGCCTTTTTTATGTGATCAGCAAAGTCGACGTGCGCGGCCAGCAAGCTTATTTGTTTTCGTACATGTGGGATACCTATCAGAAGCAGCTGGTTCAGGAGCTGTACAAAAAAATGCTATCCTTGCTGTTGATTATTTTATTCATCAGCTGGATTCCTTCATTCTGGCTGATTCGCTCCGTATCCAAGCCGATCGTGCAAATCGGCAAACGCGTAAAGCGCATTGCCAACCGGGATTGGCATGAGCCTGTCGTTACCGACCGAACGGATGAAATCGGACAGTTGGTTTCTTCGATCGAATGGATGAGGGAGAAGCTGGTTCAGCAGGATGAAGCGCAGCAAACCTTTTTGCAGCATATTTCGCATGAATTGAAAACCCCGGTGATGGTGATCCGCAGCTATGCCGAAGCGATTGGGGACGGCATTTTTCCGAAGGGCGATTTGCCGGGTTCGGTCAAGGTCATTGATGAGGAAGCGCAGCGATTGGAAAAAAGGATACATGATTTATTATATTTGACGAAATTGGATTATATGGATGAGCACGGATCCAAACGCGAGAAATTCCAGTGGCAAACGCTGATCGAACAAGCGGTCGAACGCTTGAAATGGCGAAGAAAAGAATTGGACTGGAAATTGAACCTGATTTACGCGGATATGCGGGGGGATCCGGAGCAGTGGAGCATCGCGCTGGAAAACGTGCTGGATAATCAAATACGCTATGCAGCGAAGGCTATTCGCATCTCAATGGAAATGCGGCAGACCGGCTCGGGAACAAAGCTGGAATTGCGCATATGGAACGATGGCCCGTCCATCCCTGAACAGGATCAGGATTCGCTGTTTCAGCCCTTCACGAAAGGCAAGAACGGGCAGTTCGGCTTAGGTCTGGCGATCGTCAAACGGATTGCCGATCTTCACCAATCGCAGGTTTCGATCCGCAATGAAAACGGGGGTGTCTCCTATTATTTCCTTATTCCGTTCAATCCTTGA